Proteins from a single region of Plasmodium brasilianum strain Bolivian I chromosome 13, whole genome shotgun sequence:
- a CDS encoding HSP40: MFFSSGFPFDSMGGQQARRKREVNNSKYYEILNLKKNCTTDEVKKAYRKLAIIHHPDKGGDPEKFKEISRAYEILADEEKRKLYDEYGEEGLENGEQPADATDLFDFILNAGKGKKKRGEDIVSEVKVTLEQLYNGATKKLAISKDVICSNCEGHGGPKDAKVDCKQCNGRGTKTYMRYHSSVLHQTEVTCNGCRGKGKIFNEKDKCVNCKGGCVLKTRKIIEVYIPKGAPNKHKIVFNGEADEKPNVITGNLVVILNEKQHPVFRREGVDLFMSHKISLYESLTGFIAEINHLDERKILVDCTNTGFIRHGDIREIVDEGMPTYKDPFKKGNLYLTFEVEYPMDLIITNEKKEILKILKKQNESEKKYDLENSECEVVTCQAVDKEYIKQRVSKKQQQEACEDEEHQPEMEGGRVACAQQ, from the exons atgtttttctcTTCTGGTTTTCCATTTGATTCTATGGGTGGGCAACAAGCCCGTAGAAAAAGAGAa gtaaataattcaaaatattatgaaattttgaatttaaaaaaaaattgtaccaCCGATGAAGTTAAAAAGGCTTACAGAAAGCTTGCCATAATACATCATCCTGATAAAGGTGGAGATCCAGAAAAGTTTAAAGAAATATCAAGAGCATATGAAATATTAGCtgatgaagaaaaaagaaaattgtaTGATGAATATGGTGAAGAAGGATTGGAAAATGGGGAACAACCTGCTGATGCAACAGatttatttgattttatattaaatgcaggaaaaggaaaaaaaaaaagaggtgAAGATATTGTAAGTGAGGTAAAGGTTACTCTTGAGCAGTTATATAATGGCGCAACAAAAAAGCTAGCTATTAGTAAAGATGTTATATGTTCCAATTGTGAAGGTCATGGTGGTCCAAAGGATGCAAAAGTTGATTGTAAACAATGCAATGGAAGAGGAACAAAAACATACATGAGATATCACTCAAGTGTTTTGCATCAAACTGAAGTAACATGTAATGGATGTAGAGGAAAGGGGAAAATATTTAACGAGAAAGATAAATGTGTTAATTGTAAAGGAGGATGTGTATTAAAAACgagaaaaattatagaagTGTATATACCTAAAGGTGCACCTAATAAACACAAAATTGTATTTAATGGAGAAGCTGATGAAAAGCCAAATGTAATTACTGGTAATTTAGttgttatattaaatgaGAAACAGCATCCTGTATTTAGAAGAGAGGGAGTAGACTTATTTATGAGtcataaaatttctttataCGAATCATTGACAGGTTTTATTGCTGAAATAAATCATCTTGATGAAAGGAAAATTCTAGTAGATTGTACAAATACAGGTTTTATAAGACATGGTGATATAAGAGAAATAGTAGATGAAGGAATGCCAACATACAAGGatccttttaaaaaaggaaatttatACTTAACCTTTGAAGTGGAATACCCAATGGatttaattattactaatgaaaagaaagaaattttgaaaattttaaaaaaacaaaatgaaagcGAAAAGAAATACGACCTGGAAAATAGTGAATGTGAAGTTGTTACTTGTCAAGCTGTTGACAAAGAGTACATAAAACAGAGGGTAAGCAAAAAGCAGCAACAGGAGGCTTGTGAGGATGAGGAGCATCAGCCGGAAATGGAAGGAGGAAGGGTTGCTTGTGCACAGCAGTAG
- a CDS encoding eukaryotic translation initiation factor eIF2A: MSKEDESNNNLYFLALSKNKVTVYEYNTALSKNIIDDINEEIKKDGEIRNSKVNVLHEEDDDNNNNSCSNNNNSNHGSNNNDNNRSKPSAGRKNDKSVEDREKNNLNGTPSDNQLKKSVSKFNDFLINRGINIYKEYNDVEIATCTHDYKKIILVRKSKLNVAEIIDMQNKDKEVIYIKTKTQIKRIVTSPRDNYIVLHCQYKPDVVSTNLYVYKISGKLGKKKKKKDKKDEMGENHTEQREWNKIIASNSEGQMNKRVGDGKGETTNAANTNQKTNSHENNDNKEKSESIYYNEMLICERTLKSYSNKNWPFFKWNESESVCVCLNNSQINIYKDNNLSVPADKLKLDNIEYFDLSPDLVNKKGNLLITYEQGSKGNPSVFKIFNMDNLNKHIYSKNFFNSDEIKIKWNKNGTSLLLQIHTQVDKEKQSYYGSSNLYFIDTVTLKDVNIMTNKGLIYDTIWSYNQNKFYVCKGEIPAEIVVHDKNANVSYSYGRHKYNTLKLNCNEKLLLTGGFGNLSGDISIWNTSNKKEITKTKSSCAVICEFFNDGTHFITATTHPRLRVDNNIKIYKYNGLIVSRINFEELYNVIILPFNKIKFQETDATLGTYVDNSHLQFYINKQLGIDSKKTGIYRAPRSTGLIRLNGNLSSKIEKSKSNLPPGCNFVIEEKTYKKKKKKKKTQRIKKRGRHFNFF; the protein is encoded by the coding sequence CACGAGGaggatgatgataataataataatagctgcagtaataacaacaacaGTAACCATGGCAGTAACAACAATGATAACAACAGGAGTAAGCCTAGTGCTGGTaggaaaaatgataaaagtgTAGAGGACAGGGAAAAGAACAATTTGAATGGTACTCCTAGTGATAACCAGCTAAAAAAATCGGTGAGCAAATTTAATgactttttaattaatagagggataaatatatataaagaatataatgaTGTAGAGATAGCTACATGCACAcatgattataaaaaaataattcttgtTAGAAAATCTAAGCTCAATGTAGCAGAAATTATTGATATgcaaaataaagataaagaagttatttatataaaaacaaaaacgcAAATAAAGAGAATTGTAACGAGTCCAAGAGATAACTACATAGTCCTACATTGTCAATATAAGCCTGATGTTGTTAGTACCAAtttgtatgtgtataaaaTTAGCGGGAAATTaggaaagaagaaaaagaaaaaggacaAAAAGGACGAGATGGGGGAGAACCACACGGAGCAGAGGGAGTGGAATAAAATCATAGCCTCTAATAGCGAAGGTCAAATGAACAAGCGGGTTGGCGATGGGAAAGGTGAAACTACTAACGCTGCTAACACGAATCAGAAGACTAACTCACATGAAAATAACgataataaggaaaaaagtgaaagcatatattataacgAAATGCTAATATGCGAGCGTACATTAAAAAGTTATAGCAATAAAAATTGGCCTTTCTTTAAATGGAATGAGAGTGAATCAGTTTGCGTTTGTTTAAATAACAGTcagataaatatttataaagataACAACTTAAGTGTACCTGcagataaattaaaattagatAATATCgaatattttgatttatcaCCTGACcttgttaataaaaagggaaatttGTTAATTACATATGAACAAGGAAGTAAAGGAAATCCATccgtttttaaaatttttaacatggataatttaaataaacatatttactcaaaaaatttttttaactctgatgaaataaaaataaaatggaataaaaatggaacttccttattattacaaatacatacacaaGTAGATAAAGAGAAACAGTCCTACTACGGTTCgagtaatttatatttcatagaCACAGTAACATTAAAAGATGTTAATATAATGACGAATAAAGGATTAATATATGATACTATATGGTCATATAATcagaataaattttatgtatgtaaagGAGAAATACCAGCAGAAATTGTTGTACATGATAAGAATGCAAATGTATCTTATTCATATGGAagacataaatataatacactaaaattaaattgtaatgaaaaattattattaacaggAGGATTTGGTAATTTAAGTGGAGATATATCTATATGGAAtacatcaaataaaaaagaaattacaaAGACAAAATCATCATGTGCTGTTATATGTGAATTTTTCAATGATGGAACACATTTTATAACTGCTACTACACATCCAAGATTAAGAGTTGATaacaacataaaaatttataaatataatggtTTAATTGTCAGTCGAATAAATTttgaagaattatataatgttataattttaccatttaataaaattaaatttcaaGAAACGGATGCTACTTTAGGTACTTATGTTGATAACTCacatttacaattttatattaataaacagTTAGGTATCGATTCAAAAAAAACTGGTATATACAGAGCACCTAGATCAACTGGTTTGATTAGGTTAAATGGAAATTTATCATCGAAAATAGAAAAGTCAAAATCGAACTTACCTCCAGGGTGTAATTTTGTTATTgaagaaaaaacatataaaaaaaaaaaaaaaaaaaaaaaaacccaAAGGATAAAGAAAAGAGGGagacattttaattttttttga